A genomic region of Phragmites australis chromosome 2, lpPhrAust1.1, whole genome shotgun sequence contains the following coding sequences:
- the LOC133898709 gene encoding uncharacterized protein LOC133898709 isoform X1, with amino-acid sequence MAIAAATMAVHHPCARLRVCAAWDMNPGAATVAVPKPSKAKPMPPATETTPTRPPPPTHADLFARGSDGQGGIKSTYMGFEKWWLPPPPAVKKPRSLYSAASLAYLGDCIYELYARRHFFFPPLSINEYNKRVMEVVKCESQDLLLNKLLGEDFLNQEERDILRWGRNIVSSKTRTRKRAGIAVYNRASSLETLIGYLYLTNFKRLEQLMFQLGFTSGASSQHIADELRSSFQKTTSTSS; translated from the exons ATGGCCATCGCCGCGGCTACCATGGCGGTCCACCACCCCTGCGCCCGCCTCCGCGTGTGCGCCGCCTGGGACATGAACCCCGGCGCGGCAACCGTGGCCGTGCCCAAGCCCTCCAAGGCCAAGCCCATGCCGCCGGCGACCGAGACCACCCCGACCCGGCCGCCTCCTCCAACCCACGCCGACCTCTTCGCGCGCGGCAGCGACGGCCAAG GAGGAATAAAGAGCACATATATGGGCTTTGAGAAGTGGTGGTTACCACCGCCGCCAGCTGTGAAGAAACCCCGATCGCTCTACAGCGCAGCATCGTTGGCTTACTTGGGAGACTGCATATATGAA CTTTATGCTCGGAGGCACTTCTTCTTCCCACCTCTGAGCATCAATGAGTACAACAAGCGTGTGATGGAGGTTGTAAAGTGCGAATCACAG GATCTTTTGTTGAACAAGCTTCTTGGAGAGGATTTTCTAAATCAAGAAGAAAG GGACATACTTCGTTGGGGAAGAAATATTGTTAGCAGCAAAACTCGCACCAGAAAGCGTGCAGGAATTGCAGTCTACAATCGGGCATCTTCACTTGAAACATTG ATTGGATACCTTTACCTCACAAATTTCAAGCGATTGGAGCAGTTGATGTTTCAATTAGGCTTCACGAGTGGTGCTTCTTCACAACATATTGCAGATGAGCTGCGCTCGAGTTTCCA GAAAACAACCTCCACATCCTCCTAA
- the LOC133898681 gene encoding cytochrome P450 90D2-like isoform X1 → MSTTAVPWPAPACLAGVALPLLVMATALWVLLSRKLLPAMAWPRERPGKEARLPPGSFGWPLVGETLDFVSCAYSSSPEAFVDKRRLLYGSSVFRSHLFGSATVVTADAEVSRFVLQSDARAFVPWYPRSLTELMGKSSILLINGSLQRRVHGLVGSFFKSPQLKAQVTADMQRRLAPALAAWRAQGPGALLRIQDHAKTQIVFQILVRGLIGLEAGPEMIQLKQQFQEFIVGLMSLPIKLPGSRLYRSLQAKKRMARLIQRIIQDKRRSILEGRRAPPRDAIDVLICDGSDELTDELISDNMIDLMIPAEDSVPVLITLAIKYLSECPLALQQLEEENMQLKRRKTDMGETLQWTDYMSLSFTQHVITETLRMGNIISGIMRKAVRDVEVKGHLIPKGWCMFVYFRSVHLDDTLYDEPYKFNPWRWKEKDTSTSSFTPFGGGQRLCPGLDLARLEASIFLHHLVTSFRWVAEEDHIVNFPTVRLKRGMPIRVTSKD, encoded by the exons ATGTCGACCACCGCCGTTCCCTGGCCGGCGCCGGCGTGCTTGGCCGGCGTCGCGCTGCCCCTGCTTGTCATGGCCACGGCCCTGTGGGTGCTGCTGTCACGCAAGCTCCTGCCGGCCATGGCGTGGCCGAGAGAGCGTCCCGGCAAGGAGGCCCGGCTTCCGCCCGGCAGCTTCGGGTGGCCGCTCgtcggcgagacgctggacttcgTGTCCTGCGCCTACTCCTCCAGCCCGGAGGCCTTCGTCGACAAGCGCCGCCTCTT GTACGGGAGCTCGGTGTTCCGGTCGCACCTGTTCGGGTCGGCGACGGTGGTGACGGCGGACGCGGAGGTGAGCCGGTTCGTGCTCCAGAGCGACGCGCGGGCGTTCGTTCCGTGGTACCCGCGGTCGCTGACGGAGCTCATGGGCAAGTCCTccatcctcctcatcaacggCAGCCTGCAGCGCCGCGTCCACGGCCTCGTCGGCTCCTTCTTCAAGTCGCCGCAGCTCAAGGCGCAGGTCACCGCCGACATGCAGCGGCGCCTCGCGCCCGCCCTCGCTGCCTGGCGCGCCCAGGGCCCCGGCGCGCTCCTCCGCATCCAGGACCACGCTAAGACG CAGATAGTGTTCCAAATCCTGGTGAGGGGTCTGATCGGGCTTGAGGCAGGGCCAGAGATGATTCAGCTCAAGCAGCAATTTCAGGAATTTATTGTCGGCCTCATGTCCCTTCCTATTAAACTGCCAGGGAGTAGGCTCTACAGATCCCTTCAG GCCAAGAAGAGGATGGCGAGGCTGATACAGAGGATCATACAGGACAAGAGGAGGAGCATCCTTGAGGGGCGGCGCGCACCTCCGCGTGACGCCATCGACGTGCTCATATGCGACGGTAGTGACGAGCTCACGGACGAGCTGATATCGGACAACATGATTGACCTGATGATCCCGGCGGAGGACTCTGTGCCCGTGCTCATCACGCTTGCCATCAAGTATCTCAGCGAGTGCCCTCTGGCTCTGCAACAATTAGAG GAGGAGAACATGCAACTCAAGAGGCGAAAAACTGACATGGGCGAGACCTTGCAATGGACGGACTACATGTCCTTGTCATTCACACAACAT GTGATAACCGAGACACTGCGGATGGGCAACATCATCAGCGGTATCATGCGCAAGGCAGTGCGGGACGTCGAGGTGAAGGGGCACCTCATCCCCAAAGGTTGGTGCATGTTTGTGTACTTCCGATCGGTCCACCTTGACGACACGCTCTATGATGAGCCCTACAAGTTCAATCCATGGAGGTGGAAG GAGAAGGACACGAGCACCAGCAGCTTCACTCCTTTTGGTGGTGGGCAGAGGCTGTGCCCAGGCCTGGATCTGGCCAGGCTGGAAGCTTCCATCTTTCTCCATCACTTGGTCACCAGCTTCAG GTGGGTGGCGGAGGAGGACCACATCGTCAACTTCCCAACCGTGCGGCTCAAGCGAGGCATGCCCATCCGGGTCACCAGCAAAGACTAG
- the LOC133898681 gene encoding cytochrome P450 90D2-like isoform X3 produces the protein MSTTAVPWPAPACLAGVALPLLVMATALWVLLSRKLLPAMAWPRERPGKEARLPPGSFGWPLVGETLDFVSCAYSSSPEAFVDKRRLLYGSSVFRSHLFGSATVVTADAEVSRFVLQSDARAFVPWYPRSLTELMGKSSILLINGSLQRRVHGLVGSFFKSPQLKAQVTADMQRRLAPALAAWRAQGPGALLRIQDHAKTQIVFQILVRGLIGLEAGPEMIQLKQQFQEFIVGLMSLPIKLPGSRLYRSLQAKKRMARLIQRIIQDKRRSILEGRRAPPRDAIDVLICDGSDELTDELISDNMIDLMIPAEDSVPVLITLAIKYLSECPLALQQLEEENMQLKRRKTDMGETLQWTDYMSLSFTQHVITETLRMGNIISGIMRKAVRDVEVKGHLIPKGEGHEHQQLHSFWWWAEAVPRPGSGQAGSFHLSPSLGHQLQVGGGGGPHRQLPNRAAQARHAHPGHQQRLGQIPQCNSTTYISGVYTIIGS, from the exons ATGTCGACCACCGCCGTTCCCTGGCCGGCGCCGGCGTGCTTGGCCGGCGTCGCGCTGCCCCTGCTTGTCATGGCCACGGCCCTGTGGGTGCTGCTGTCACGCAAGCTCCTGCCGGCCATGGCGTGGCCGAGAGAGCGTCCCGGCAAGGAGGCCCGGCTTCCGCCCGGCAGCTTCGGGTGGCCGCTCgtcggcgagacgctggacttcgTGTCCTGCGCCTACTCCTCCAGCCCGGAGGCCTTCGTCGACAAGCGCCGCCTCTT GTACGGGAGCTCGGTGTTCCGGTCGCACCTGTTCGGGTCGGCGACGGTGGTGACGGCGGACGCGGAGGTGAGCCGGTTCGTGCTCCAGAGCGACGCGCGGGCGTTCGTTCCGTGGTACCCGCGGTCGCTGACGGAGCTCATGGGCAAGTCCTccatcctcctcatcaacggCAGCCTGCAGCGCCGCGTCCACGGCCTCGTCGGCTCCTTCTTCAAGTCGCCGCAGCTCAAGGCGCAGGTCACCGCCGACATGCAGCGGCGCCTCGCGCCCGCCCTCGCTGCCTGGCGCGCCCAGGGCCCCGGCGCGCTCCTCCGCATCCAGGACCACGCTAAGACG CAGATAGTGTTCCAAATCCTGGTGAGGGGTCTGATCGGGCTTGAGGCAGGGCCAGAGATGATTCAGCTCAAGCAGCAATTTCAGGAATTTATTGTCGGCCTCATGTCCCTTCCTATTAAACTGCCAGGGAGTAGGCTCTACAGATCCCTTCAG GCCAAGAAGAGGATGGCGAGGCTGATACAGAGGATCATACAGGACAAGAGGAGGAGCATCCTTGAGGGGCGGCGCGCACCTCCGCGTGACGCCATCGACGTGCTCATATGCGACGGTAGTGACGAGCTCACGGACGAGCTGATATCGGACAACATGATTGACCTGATGATCCCGGCGGAGGACTCTGTGCCCGTGCTCATCACGCTTGCCATCAAGTATCTCAGCGAGTGCCCTCTGGCTCTGCAACAATTAGAG GAGGAGAACATGCAACTCAAGAGGCGAAAAACTGACATGGGCGAGACCTTGCAATGGACGGACTACATGTCCTTGTCATTCACACAACAT GTGATAACCGAGACACTGCGGATGGGCAACATCATCAGCGGTATCATGCGCAAGGCAGTGCGGGACGTCGAGGTGAAGGGGCACCTCATCCCCAAAG GAGAAGGACACGAGCACCAGCAGCTTCACTCCTTTTGGTGGTGGGCAGAGGCTGTGCCCAGGCCTGGATCTGGCCAGGCTGGAAGCTTCCATCTTTCTCCATCACTTGGTCACCAGCTTCAG GTGGGTGGCGGAGGAGGACCACATCGTCAACTTCCCAACCGTGCGGCTCAAGCGAGGCATGCCCATCCGGGTCACCAGCAAAGACTAGGGCAAATTCCCCAATGCAACTCAACAACCTACATAAGTGGAGTATACACTATCATAGGCTCATAG
- the LOC133898709 gene encoding uncharacterized protein LOC133898709 isoform X2, which translates to MAIAAATMAVHHPCARLRVCAAWDMNPGAATVAVPKPSKAKPMPPATETTPTRPPPPTHADLFARGSDGQGIKSTYMGFEKWWLPPPPAVKKPRSLYSAASLAYLGDCIYELYARRHFFFPPLSINEYNKRVMEVVKCESQDLLLNKLLGEDFLNQEERDILRWGRNIVSSKTRTRKRAGIAVYNRASSLETLIGYLYLTNFKRLEQLMFQLGFTSGASSQHIADELRSSFQKTTSTSS; encoded by the exons ATGGCCATCGCCGCGGCTACCATGGCGGTCCACCACCCCTGCGCCCGCCTCCGCGTGTGCGCCGCCTGGGACATGAACCCCGGCGCGGCAACCGTGGCCGTGCCCAAGCCCTCCAAGGCCAAGCCCATGCCGCCGGCGACCGAGACCACCCCGACCCGGCCGCCTCCTCCAACCCACGCCGACCTCTTCGCGCGCGGCAGCGACGGCCAAG GAATAAAGAGCACATATATGGGCTTTGAGAAGTGGTGGTTACCACCGCCGCCAGCTGTGAAGAAACCCCGATCGCTCTACAGCGCAGCATCGTTGGCTTACTTGGGAGACTGCATATATGAA CTTTATGCTCGGAGGCACTTCTTCTTCCCACCTCTGAGCATCAATGAGTACAACAAGCGTGTGATGGAGGTTGTAAAGTGCGAATCACAG GATCTTTTGTTGAACAAGCTTCTTGGAGAGGATTTTCTAAATCAAGAAGAAAG GGACATACTTCGTTGGGGAAGAAATATTGTTAGCAGCAAAACTCGCACCAGAAAGCGTGCAGGAATTGCAGTCTACAATCGGGCATCTTCACTTGAAACATTG ATTGGATACCTTTACCTCACAAATTTCAAGCGATTGGAGCAGTTGATGTTTCAATTAGGCTTCACGAGTGGTGCTTCTTCACAACATATTGCAGATGAGCTGCGCTCGAGTTTCCA GAAAACAACCTCCACATCCTCCTAA
- the LOC133898699 gene encoding DEAD-box ATP-dependent RNA helicase 20-like, whose amino-acid sequence MALRGRDLIGIAETGSGKTLAYLLPAIVHVNAQPILAPGDGPIVLVLAPTRELAVQIQQEATKFGASSKIKNTCIYGGVPKGPQVRDLQKGVEIVIATPGRLIDMIESHHTNLRRVTYLVLDEADRMLDMGFEPQIKKIVSQIRPDRQTLYWSATWPKEVEHLARNFLFDPYKVIIGSEELKANHAIVQHVEILSESQKYNKLVNLLEDIMDGSRILVFMDTKKGCDQITRQLRMDGWPALSIHGDKSQAERDWVLSEFKSGKSPIMTATDVAARGLDVKDVKYVINYDFPGSLEDYVHRIGRTGRAGAKGTAYTFFTAANARFAKELINILEEAGQKVSSELAAMGHGAPPPSSGYRDRYRGYGGGRLWS is encoded by the exons ATGGCACTGAGGGGTCGTGACCTTATTGGCATCGCAGAGACAGGATCAGGGAAAACTCTTGCTTATCTTTTACCTGCCATTGTTCATGTGAATGCTCAGCCTATTCTTG CTCCTGGTGATGGTCCAATTGTTCTGGTGTTAGCTCCTACACGTGAACTTGCTGTTCAGATACAGCAAGAGGCAACCAAGTTTGGTGCATCGTCAAAGATAAAAAATACTTGCATATATGGTGGTGTTCCCAAAGGTCCACAAGTTCGTGATCTTCAAAAAG GTGTTGAAATTGTCATAGCCACACCAGGACGACTAATTGATATGATAGAATCACATCATACAAACTTGCGAAGGGTCACATATCTTGTTTTAGATGAAGCAGATCGGATGCTAGACATGGGCTTTGAACCTCAGATTAAGAAAATTGTTTCTCAG ATTCGTCCAGACCGCCAAACACTTTACTGGAGTGCTACCTGGCCAAAGGAAGTTGAGCATCTAGCAAGGAATTTCCTTTTTGACCCGTACAAG GTGATTATTGGTTCTGAAGAGTTGAAAGCTAACCATGCCATTGTTCAGCATGTGGAAATTTTATCTGAGAGTCAGAAGTATAACAA GTTGGTTAATTTGTTGGAAGATATAATGGATGGCAGCCGAATTTTAGTATTTATGGACACCAAGAAGGGATGTGATCAGATCACTAGACAGCTTCGAATGGATGGTTGGCCTGCTTTGTCTATCCATGGTGACAAGAGCCAAGCAGAACGGGATTGGGTTCTTTCTGAATTTAAATCTGGGAAAAGTCCTATTATGACAGCTACTGATGTAGCTGCTCGGGGCTTAG ATGTCAAGGATGTGAAATATGTCATTAATTATGACTTTCCGGGTTCACTGGAGGATTATGTCCATCGTATTGGTCGAACTGGCAGGGCTGGAGCAAAAGGAACAGCTTACACCTTTTTCACTGCAGCTAATGCCAGATTTGCCAAGGAACTTATCAATATTTTAGAAGAAGCTGGACAAAAGGTCAGCTCTGAATTAGCTGCAATGGGTCATGGTGCGCCACCCCCTTCTTCAG GTTACCGTGATAGATATAGGGGGTATGGGGGTGGCCGTTTGTGGAGCTGA
- the LOC133898681 gene encoding cytochrome P450 90D2-like isoform X2, which translates to MSTTAVPWPAPACLAGVALPLLVMATALWVLLSRKLLPAMAWPRERPGKEARLPPGSFGWPLVGETLDFVSCAYSSSPEAFVDKRRLLYGSSVFRSHLFGSATVVTADAEVSRFVLQSDARAFVPWYPRSLTELMGKSSILLINGSLQRRVHGLVGSFFKSPQLKAQVTADMQRRLAPALAAWRAQGPGALLRIQDHAKTIVFQILVRGLIGLEAGPEMIQLKQQFQEFIVGLMSLPIKLPGSRLYRSLQAKKRMARLIQRIIQDKRRSILEGRRAPPRDAIDVLICDGSDELTDELISDNMIDLMIPAEDSVPVLITLAIKYLSECPLALQQLEEENMQLKRRKTDMGETLQWTDYMSLSFTQHVITETLRMGNIISGIMRKAVRDVEVKGHLIPKGWCMFVYFRSVHLDDTLYDEPYKFNPWRWKEKDTSTSSFTPFGGGQRLCPGLDLARLEASIFLHHLVTSFRWVAEEDHIVNFPTVRLKRGMPIRVTSKD; encoded by the exons ATGTCGACCACCGCCGTTCCCTGGCCGGCGCCGGCGTGCTTGGCCGGCGTCGCGCTGCCCCTGCTTGTCATGGCCACGGCCCTGTGGGTGCTGCTGTCACGCAAGCTCCTGCCGGCCATGGCGTGGCCGAGAGAGCGTCCCGGCAAGGAGGCCCGGCTTCCGCCCGGCAGCTTCGGGTGGCCGCTCgtcggcgagacgctggacttcgTGTCCTGCGCCTACTCCTCCAGCCCGGAGGCCTTCGTCGACAAGCGCCGCCTCTT GTACGGGAGCTCGGTGTTCCGGTCGCACCTGTTCGGGTCGGCGACGGTGGTGACGGCGGACGCGGAGGTGAGCCGGTTCGTGCTCCAGAGCGACGCGCGGGCGTTCGTTCCGTGGTACCCGCGGTCGCTGACGGAGCTCATGGGCAAGTCCTccatcctcctcatcaacggCAGCCTGCAGCGCCGCGTCCACGGCCTCGTCGGCTCCTTCTTCAAGTCGCCGCAGCTCAAGGCGCAGGTCACCGCCGACATGCAGCGGCGCCTCGCGCCCGCCCTCGCTGCCTGGCGCGCCCAGGGCCCCGGCGCGCTCCTCCGCATCCAGGACCACGCTAAGACG ATAGTGTTCCAAATCCTGGTGAGGGGTCTGATCGGGCTTGAGGCAGGGCCAGAGATGATTCAGCTCAAGCAGCAATTTCAGGAATTTATTGTCGGCCTCATGTCCCTTCCTATTAAACTGCCAGGGAGTAGGCTCTACAGATCCCTTCAG GCCAAGAAGAGGATGGCGAGGCTGATACAGAGGATCATACAGGACAAGAGGAGGAGCATCCTTGAGGGGCGGCGCGCACCTCCGCGTGACGCCATCGACGTGCTCATATGCGACGGTAGTGACGAGCTCACGGACGAGCTGATATCGGACAACATGATTGACCTGATGATCCCGGCGGAGGACTCTGTGCCCGTGCTCATCACGCTTGCCATCAAGTATCTCAGCGAGTGCCCTCTGGCTCTGCAACAATTAGAG GAGGAGAACATGCAACTCAAGAGGCGAAAAACTGACATGGGCGAGACCTTGCAATGGACGGACTACATGTCCTTGTCATTCACACAACAT GTGATAACCGAGACACTGCGGATGGGCAACATCATCAGCGGTATCATGCGCAAGGCAGTGCGGGACGTCGAGGTGAAGGGGCACCTCATCCCCAAAGGTTGGTGCATGTTTGTGTACTTCCGATCGGTCCACCTTGACGACACGCTCTATGATGAGCCCTACAAGTTCAATCCATGGAGGTGGAAG GAGAAGGACACGAGCACCAGCAGCTTCACTCCTTTTGGTGGTGGGCAGAGGCTGTGCCCAGGCCTGGATCTGGCCAGGCTGGAAGCTTCCATCTTTCTCCATCACTTGGTCACCAGCTTCAG GTGGGTGGCGGAGGAGGACCACATCGTCAACTTCCCAACCGTGCGGCTCAAGCGAGGCATGCCCATCCGGGTCACCAGCAAAGACTAG